The following proteins are co-located in the Bradyrhizobium sp. AZCC 2176 genome:
- a CDS encoding LysR family transcriptional regulator, which yields MMTLRQVEVIRAVMVTGTIGGAARLLNVSAPGISRLVKYTEKSLGVRFFQRQNGRYFPTAEARNIFEQINGVYEKMDDLSEIISKIGRGDLSELRIGSVPSISQVMVPRAIERVRRRYPELRIDINILKIEEAVDYLLLGRGDCVAMSYRLDHPGLDFLPLASGELFCIVPAGHELAGCKQVSAAEIIRYPLIGIDPNDPYGRIMAEIFARNKLDYDITIRARFGTTVCALVKAGLGIAVIDQFTVADGGYPGVELLGIVEPTRFDTYIAVKRGAPLSLHIEHFIECLRSEMRAVGPGKAAPRKPDAKPRREATSRKEARRK from the coding sequence ATGATGACGCTTCGCCAGGTCGAGGTGATCCGCGCCGTGATGGTGACCGGCACGATCGGCGGCGCGGCGCGGCTTCTGAACGTATCGGCGCCGGGCATCAGCCGGCTGGTGAAATACACCGAGAAGTCGCTGGGCGTCCGCTTCTTCCAGCGCCAGAACGGGCGCTATTTCCCGACGGCGGAAGCTCGCAACATCTTCGAGCAGATCAACGGCGTCTACGAGAAGATGGATGATCTTTCCGAGATCATCTCCAAGATCGGGCGCGGCGATCTGTCCGAACTGCGTATCGGCTCGGTGCCCAGCATCTCGCAGGTCATGGTGCCGCGCGCGATCGAGCGGGTGCGGCGGCGCTATCCGGAACTGCGGATCGACATCAACATCCTCAAGATCGAGGAGGCGGTCGATTATCTGCTGCTGGGCCGTGGCGATTGCGTCGCCATGAGCTACCGGCTCGATCATCCCGGCCTCGACTTCCTGCCGCTGGCGTCGGGCGAATTGTTCTGCATCGTGCCGGCAGGACATGAGCTTGCCGGATGCAAGCAGGTCTCGGCCGCCGAGATCATCCGCTATCCCCTGATCGGCATCGATCCGAATGATCCCTATGGGCGGATCATGGCCGAGATATTTGCGCGCAACAAACTCGACTACGACATCACCATCCGCGCGCGGTTCGGCACCACCGTGTGCGCGCTGGTCAAGGCCGGCCTCGGCATTGCCGTGATCGACCAGTTCACCGTCGCCGATGGCGGCTATCCCGGCGTCGAATTGCTGGGGATCGTCGAGCCGACCAGGTTTGACACTTACATTGCGGTGAAGCGCGGCGCGCCGCTATCGCTTCACATCGAGCATTTCATCGAATGTCTGCGCTCGGAAATGCGGGCGGTGGGACCGGGAAAGGCTGCGCCGCGTAAGCCCGATGCCAAGCCCCGCAGGGAAGCAACATCCCGCAAGGAAGCCCGCAGGAAATAA
- the mutS gene encoding DNA mismatch repair protein MutS, which produces MTIQQSIPAPAPPETAPAADANSRVTPMMEQYLEIKATHPGLLLFYRMGDFYELFFEDAEIASKTLGIVLTKRGKHQGMDIPMCGVPVERSEDYLHRLINAGHRVAVCEQTENPAAARARGNKSVVARGVVRLVTPGTLTEDTLLDARTNNYLLAIARARASSGGDRIGLAWIDISTSEFMVTECSTVELAATLARINPNEAIITDALYGDAELGPLLRELPSVTPLTRDVFDGATAERRLCDYFAVATMDGLSAMSRLEATAAAAAVTYIDRTQVGKRPPLSPPSREAAGTTMAIDPATRANLELTRTLAGERRGSLLDAIDCTVTAAGSRLLAQRLAAPLTDSAGIARRLDAIATFVADSAARDDVRTTLRAAPDMSRALARLSVGRGGPRDLAGLRDGILAADQALARLAQLEAPPSEIIAVMEALRRPSRDLAREFERALAEQLPLIKRDGGFIREGYEPALDESRNLRDASRLVVAAMQARYADVTSIKALKIRHNNVLGYFVEVTAQHGDKLMAPPLNATFIHRQTLAGQVRFTTSELGEIEAKIANAGDRALNLELEIFERLCAMALAASDDLRAAAHAFALLDVATALAKLAVDDNYVRPEVNTSLGFAVEGGRHPVVEQALKRDGQPFIANACDLSPGPAQKSGQIWLITGPNMAGKSTFLRQNALIALMAQIGSYVPASRARIGVVDRLFSRVGAADDLARGRSTFMVEMVETAVILNQASERSLVILDEIGRGTATFDGLSIAWAAIEHLHEANRCRALFATHYHELTALSAKLPRMFNATVRVKEWQGDVVFLHEVLPGSADRSYGIQVAKLAGLPPAVITRAKSVLAKLEAQDRGQTARALADDLPLFAVPSRAAAEPVAPSEAEQMMEAVKALHPDEMSPREALEALYALKAKLPKR; this is translated from the coding sequence ATGACGATCCAGCAATCCATCCCCGCCCCTGCGCCGCCCGAGACTGCGCCCGCCGCTGACGCAAATTCGCGCGTCACCCCGATGATGGAACAATATTTGGAGATCAAGGCCACCCATCCCGGGCTCTTGCTGTTCTACCGGATGGGCGATTTTTATGAGCTGTTCTTCGAGGACGCCGAAATCGCCTCCAAAACGCTCGGCATCGTGCTGACCAAGCGCGGCAAGCACCAGGGCATGGACATCCCGATGTGCGGCGTGCCGGTGGAGCGCTCCGAGGACTATCTGCATCGCCTGATCAATGCCGGCCACCGCGTCGCGGTGTGCGAGCAGACCGAGAATCCCGCCGCGGCACGCGCCCGCGGCAACAAGAGCGTGGTGGCCCGCGGCGTGGTGCGGCTGGTGACGCCGGGCACGCTGACCGAGGACACGCTACTCGACGCGCGGACCAACAATTATTTGCTGGCGATCGCGCGCGCCCGCGCCTCGTCCGGCGGCGACCGCATCGGGCTCGCCTGGATCGACATCTCCACGTCCGAATTCATGGTCACGGAATGCTCGACCGTGGAACTGGCGGCGACGCTGGCGCGGATCAATCCGAACGAGGCCATCATCACCGACGCGCTCTATGGCGATGCCGAGCTCGGCCCGCTGCTGCGCGAATTGCCGTCGGTAACGCCGCTCACCCGCGACGTCTTCGACGGCGCCACCGCGGAACGCCGACTATGCGACTATTTCGCGGTCGCGACCATGGACGGTCTCTCCGCGATGTCGCGGCTGGAAGCAACCGCGGCGGCCGCTGCCGTCACCTATATCGACCGCACGCAGGTCGGAAAGCGTCCGCCGCTATCGCCGCCCTCGCGCGAAGCGGCCGGCACCACGATGGCGATCGACCCTGCCACCCGCGCCAACCTCGAACTGACCCGCACGCTGGCCGGCGAGCGGCGTGGATCGCTGCTCGATGCGATCGACTGCACAGTCACCGCCGCCGGCTCGCGGCTATTGGCGCAACGCCTCGCCGCGCCGCTCACAGATAGCGCGGGAATCGCACGGCGGCTGGATGCGATTGCCACTTTTGTCGCCGATAGCGCGGCGCGCGACGATGTCAGGACCACGCTGCGCGCGGCGCCCGACATGTCGCGCGCCCTGGCGCGGCTGTCGGTCGGACGCGGCGGGCCGCGCGACCTTGCGGGCCTGCGCGACGGCATCCTTGCCGCCGACCAGGCACTGGCGCGGCTCGCGCAGCTCGAAGCGCCGCCATCTGAAATCATTGCGGTGATGGAGGCACTGCGCCGCCCCTCGCGCGATCTCGCCCGCGAGTTCGAGCGTGCGCTCGCCGAGCAACTGCCGCTGATCAAGCGCGACGGCGGCTTCATCCGCGAAGGCTACGAGCCCGCCCTCGACGAGAGCCGCAACCTGCGCGACGCTTCTCGCCTTGTCGTCGCCGCGATGCAGGCGCGCTACGCCGACGTGACCTCCATCAAGGCGCTCAAGATCCGCCACAACAACGTGCTCGGTTATTTTGTCGAGGTGACGGCGCAGCACGGCGACAAGCTGATGGCGCCGCCGTTGAATGCGACCTTCATCCATCGCCAGACGCTGGCGGGGCAGGTTCGCTTCACCACGTCCGAGCTCGGCGAGATCGAAGCCAAGATCGCGAATGCCGGCGACCGCGCGCTCAATCTGGAGCTGGAAATCTTCGAGCGGCTCTGCGCCATGGCGCTCGCGGCCAGCGACGATCTCCGCGCCGCTGCGCATGCGTTTGCATTGCTCGACGTCGCGACCGCGCTGGCGAAGCTCGCGGTCGACGACAACTACGTGCGGCCCGAGGTCAATACCTCGCTCGGCTTCGCCGTCGAGGGCGGCCGGCACCCCGTGGTTGAACAGGCGCTGAAGCGCGACGGCCAGCCGTTCATTGCGAACGCCTGCGATCTCTCGCCGGGGCCTGCGCAAAAATCCGGCCAGATCTGGCTGATCACCGGCCCGAACATGGCGGGTAAATCGACCTTCCTGCGGCAGAACGCGCTGATCGCGCTGATGGCGCAGATCGGCTCCTACGTGCCGGCGTCGAGGGCGCGGATCGGCGTCGTCGATCGCCTGTTCTCACGCGTCGGCGCGGCGGATGATCTCGCCCGCGGCCGCTCCACCTTTATGGTCGAGATGGTCGAGACCGCCGTCATTTTGAATCAAGCCAGTGAACGCTCGCTGGTGATCCTGGATGAAATCGGCCGCGGGACTGCGACCTTCGACGGCCTGTCGATCGCCTGGGCCGCGATCGAGCATCTCCATGAAGCCAACCGCTGCCGCGCGCTGTTCGCCACGCATTACCACGAGCTGACCGCGCTCTCGGCCAAGCTGCCGCGGATGTTCAACGCCACCGTGCGCGTCAAGGAATGGCAGGGCGACGTCGTATTCCTGCACGAGGTGCTGCCGGGTTCGGCCGACCGCTCCTACGGCATCCAGGTCGCGAAACTCGCAGGCCTGCCGCCGGCGGTGATCACGCGCGCCAAGTCGGTGCTGGCCAAGCTCGAAGCGCAGGACCGCGGCCAGACCGCGCGCGCGCTCGCCGATGATCTGCCGCTGTTCGCCGTCCCTTCCCGTGCCGCTGCCGAACCCGTAGCCCCGAGCGAAGCCGAGCAGATGATGGAAGCCGTGAAGGCGCTGCATCCCGACGAGATGTCGCCGCGCGAGGCGCTGGAGGCGCTGTATGCGCTGAAGGCGAAATTGCCGAAGCGGTGA
- a CDS encoding OsmC family protein, with protein sequence MDAAELRAMQAPIKERYKSDPSAAVITLKAKGSIDNEGIACKVETGRALAVAGLHPATGGSGLELCSGDMLLEALVACAGVTLKSVATAIEVPLKSGNVIAEGDLDFRGTLGVDKEAPVGFEEIRLRFEIGTDAPQDKLDLLLKLTERYCVVYQTIRNGPKISVSMKRV encoded by the coding sequence ATGGACGCCGCCGAACTTCGCGCGATGCAGGCGCCGATCAAGGAACGTTACAAGTCCGATCCTTCGGCCGCGGTCATCACCCTCAAAGCCAAGGGCTCGATCGACAATGAAGGCATCGCCTGCAAGGTCGAGACCGGCCGCGCGCTGGCGGTAGCCGGCCTCCACCCCGCTACCGGCGGCTCCGGCCTCGAACTCTGCTCCGGCGACATGCTGCTGGAAGCCCTCGTCGCCTGCGCCGGCGTCACGCTGAAATCGGTCGCCACCGCCATCGAAGTGCCGCTCAAAAGCGGCAACGTCATCGCCGAAGGCGATCTCGATTTTCGCGGCACGCTCGGCGTCGACAAGGAAGCCCCGGTCGGCTTCGAGGAGATCCGCCTGCGCTTCGAGATCGGCACCGACGCGCCGCAGGACAAGCTCGACCTGCTGTTAAAGCTCACCGAACGCTATTGCGTGGTCTATCAGACCATCAGGAACGGCCCGAAAATCTCGGTGTCGATGAAGCGGGTGTAG
- a CDS encoding [protein-PII] uridylyltransferase: MDSIVIEAPSGEDDRFDTVRITAAVDALAEKHAGREDVFRSALAQLLKAEMVAARATAQAILLKDRHGRRCAERLCFMQDEIIRILYAAATRHLYRSHVPSGAERMAVVATGGYGRGLMAPESDIDLLFILPYKQTAWGEQVAEAILYCLWDMGLKVGHATRSVDECIRQARGDMTIRTAILETRFLTGDQPLYDELVARFDKNVVQGTASEFVTAKLAEREERHRRAGQSRYLVEPNVKDGKGGLRDLHTLFWIAKYVYRVRETGELVERGVFDAQEYRTFRRCADFLWSVRCNLHFVSGRAEERLSFDMQREIAVRLGYTSHPGMQDVERFMKHYFLVAKDVGDLTAILCAKLEEEQAKPAPVLSRMVARLRPGTKRRRVPDSDDFIIDNNRINLAAPDVFKHDPVNLIRIFHLAQKNNLAFHPDAMRTVTRSLKLVNAQLRENPETNRLFMEILTSDNAEIVLRRMNETGVLGHFIRAFGKIVSMMQFNMYHHYTVDEHLIRCIGFLQDIERGGNDEFTVASDLFRKIQPEHRAVIYIATLLHDVAKGRLEDHSIAGAKVARRLCPRLGFNTADTELVAWLIEEHLTMSTVAQSRDLSDRKTIENFAAVVQSVEQMKLLTILTTADIRGVGPGVWNGWKAQLLRTLYYETEPVLTGGFSEVNRAQRIAVAQSEFRAAFTEWPEQELNAYIGRHYPAYWLKVDLQRKIRQARFIRASEQAGHQLAINVGFDEARGVTELTILATDHPWLLSIIAGACASAGANIVDAQIYTTTDGRALDTIAISREYDRDEDEGRRATRIGEMIEQVLEGKLRLPEVVARKAANRGKVRAFVVEPEVTINNQWSDRYTVIEVSGLDRPGLLYQLTTAISKLNLNIASAHVATFGERARDVFYVTDLLGAQINAPTRQAAIKSALIHLLASEDNVAQPAA, from the coding sequence ATGGACAGCATCGTGATTGAGGCCCCTTCGGGGGAGGATGATCGTTTCGATACCGTGCGGATCACCGCGGCGGTCGATGCGCTGGCCGAAAAACATGCCGGACGCGAGGATGTGTTTCGCTCGGCGCTGGCGCAACTCCTGAAGGCCGAGATGGTCGCGGCGCGCGCCACCGCGCAGGCCATCCTGCTGAAGGATCGCCACGGCCGCCGCTGCGCGGAGCGGCTTTGCTTCATGCAGGATGAAATCATCCGCATCCTCTACGCGGCCGCCACCCGGCACCTCTATCGCTCGCACGTGCCCTCCGGAGCCGAGCGCATGGCCGTGGTCGCCACCGGCGGTTACGGCCGCGGGCTGATGGCGCCGGAATCCGATATCGATCTGTTGTTCATCCTGCCCTACAAGCAGACCGCCTGGGGCGAACAGGTCGCGGAAGCGATTCTCTATTGCCTGTGGGACATGGGATTGAAGGTCGGCCATGCCACGCGCTCGGTCGACGAATGCATCCGCCAGGCGCGCGGCGACATGACGATCCGCACCGCGATCCTGGAGACGCGCTTCTTGACCGGCGACCAGCCGCTCTACGACGAACTTGTCGCCCGGTTCGACAAGAACGTGGTGCAGGGCACCGCTTCCGAATTCGTCACCGCCAAACTCGCCGAGCGCGAAGAACGCCACCGCCGCGCCGGGCAATCGCGCTATCTGGTCGAGCCCAACGTCAAGGACGGCAAGGGCGGACTGCGCGACCTGCATACCCTGTTCTGGATCGCCAAATACGTCTACCGCGTGCGTGAGACCGGCGAACTGGTCGAGCGCGGCGTGTTCGACGCGCAGGAATACCGCACCTTCCGCCGCTGCGCCGATTTCCTGTGGTCGGTGCGCTGCAATCTGCATTTCGTCTCGGGGCGCGCCGAAGAGCGCCTGTCGTTCGACATGCAGCGCGAGATCGCAGTCAGGCTCGGCTACACCTCGCATCCCGGCATGCAGGATGTCGAACGCTTCATGAAGCACTACTTCCTGGTCGCCAAGGACGTCGGCGATCTGACCGCGATCCTGTGCGCCAAGCTGGAGGAAGAGCAGGCCAAGCCCGCGCCGGTGCTGAGCCGCATGGTGGCGCGGCTGCGGCCGGGCACCAAGCGGCGGCGGGTGCCCGACAGCGACGACTTCATCATCGACAACAACCGCATCAATCTCGCCGCGCCCGACGTCTTCAAGCACGACCCGGTCAATCTGATCCGGATCTTCCATCTGGCGCAGAAGAACAACCTCGCCTTTCACCCCGACGCGATGCGAACGGTGACGCGCTCGCTGAAGCTGGTGAACGCCCAGCTTCGCGAAAATCCGGAAACCAACCGGCTGTTCATGGAGATCCTGACGTCCGATAACGCCGAGATCGTGCTGCGGCGCATGAACGAGACCGGCGTGCTCGGCCACTTCATCCGCGCCTTCGGCAAGATCGTGTCGATGATGCAGTTCAACATGTACCACCATTATACGGTGGACGAGCATCTGATCCGCTGTATCGGCTTCCTGCAGGACATCGAGCGCGGCGGCAATGACGAGTTCACGGTCGCCAGCGACCTGTTCCGCAAGATCCAGCCCGAGCATCGCGCGGTGATCTACATCGCGACCCTGCTGCACGACGTCGCCAAGGGCCGCCTCGAGGATCACTCGATCGCCGGCGCCAAGGTGGCGCGGCGGCTGTGCCCGCGGCTCGGCTTCAACACTGCTGATACCGAGCTGGTGGCATGGCTGATCGAAGAGCATCTGACGATGTCGACGGTGGCGCAGTCGCGCGACCTCTCCGACCGCAAGACGATCGAGAATTTCGCCGCCGTCGTGCAATCGGTCGAGCAGATGAAGCTGTTGACCATCCTGACCACCGCCGACATCCGGGGCGTCGGCCCCGGCGTGTGGAACGGCTGGAAGGCGCAGTTGCTGCGCACGCTGTATTATGAAACCGAACCGGTGCTGACCGGCGGCTTCTCGGAAGTCAACCGCGCGCAGCGCATCGCGGTCGCGCAATCCGAATTCCGCGCCGCCTTCACCGAATGGCCGGAACAGGAGCTCAACGCCTACATCGGGCGGCATTATCCCGCCTACTGGCTCAAGGTCGACCTGCAACGCAAGATCCGCCAGGCGCGTTTCATCCGCGCCAGCGAACAGGCCGGCCACCAACTCGCGATCAATGTCGGTTTCGACGAGGCGCGCGGCGTCACCGAACTGACGATACTGGCGACCGACCATCCGTGGCTGCTGTCGATCATCGCAGGCGCCTGCGCATCGGCCGGCGCCAACATCGTCGACGCGCAGATCTACACCACGACCGATGGCCGCGCGCTCGATACCATCGCGATCTCGAGGGAATACGACCGCGACGAGGACGAGGGACGGCGCGCGACCCGCATCGGCGAGATGATCGAGCAGGTGCTCGAAGGCAAATTGCGGCTGCCCGAAGTGGTGGCCCGCAAGGCGGCCAACCGCGGCAAGGTGCGCGCCTTCGTGGTCGAGCCTGAGGTCACCATCAACAACCAGTGGTCGGACCGCTACACCGTGATCGAGGTCTCCGGCCTCGATCGCCCCGGCCTGTTGTATCAACTGACCACCGCGATCTCGAAGCTCAACCTCAACATTGCCTCCGCCCATGTCGCGACCTTCGGTGAGCGCGCCCGCGACGTGTTCTATGTGACGGACCTGCTCGGCGCCCAGATCAACGCACCGACCCGGCAGGCCGCGATCAA
- a CDS encoding phosphotransferase, with translation MTPDSLPPPANAERLTDALRKSGVLGPARVCSVEMMTPPIRKLRSHTFRLRLNYEGQAGDAPNSVIVKMGHLDDAGRSTYTNGREISFYRDVAPALPERLVPRCFEAVEATDTSAWHLLLEDLTDSHFVATAWPLPPTTKQSEQIVEALARIHAAWWDDRRLGVSVGSWYDADGWDRILRDFGVQFARFTDRYGEMIPAERRNLYERLLDRGPELLARYHVRRNLTIIHGDAHPWNFFLPQAVGSDNPRLLDWEGWSINTATDDLAYMMAMLWYPDRRRRIEQTMLTRYHVALSAYGVTGYDLQSLSDDYRLSVLWLITRPVKQAMAGIGGGVWWNNLERIFLAVNDLGCRELLD, from the coding sequence ATGACACCTGACTCCTTGCCGCCGCCGGCCAATGCCGAACGTCTTACCGACGCGCTTCGTAAGTCCGGCGTTCTGGGTCCGGCGCGGGTTTGCAGCGTCGAGATGATGACACCTCCGATCAGGAAGTTGCGTTCACATACATTCCGCCTGCGTTTGAACTATGAAGGTCAGGCCGGAGACGCCCCGAACTCCGTCATTGTCAAGATGGGTCATCTCGATGATGCGGGTCGTTCAACATACACGAACGGTCGCGAGATTTCATTCTACCGCGACGTTGCCCCGGCATTGCCGGAACGATTGGTGCCGCGCTGTTTTGAGGCCGTCGAGGCGACGGATACCAGTGCGTGGCATCTCCTGCTGGAAGACCTGACGGATTCGCATTTCGTCGCAACCGCGTGGCCCCTGCCACCCACGACAAAGCAATCGGAGCAGATCGTGGAGGCTCTCGCGCGTATCCATGCCGCGTGGTGGGATGATCGACGTCTCGGTGTCTCGGTCGGGAGCTGGTACGACGCCGATGGCTGGGACAGGATTTTGCGAGATTTCGGCGTTCAGTTCGCGCGGTTCACCGACCGGTACGGAGAGATGATACCAGCCGAGCGGCGGAATCTTTACGAGAGATTGCTGGATCGCGGGCCTGAGTTGCTGGCGCGCTACCATGTGCGGCGCAACCTTACCATCATCCATGGTGACGCCCATCCATGGAATTTCTTCCTGCCCCAGGCGGTTGGAAGCGATAACCCGAGGCTGCTGGATTGGGAAGGTTGGAGCATCAATACGGCGACCGACGACCTCGCTTATATGATGGCGATGCTTTGGTATCCCGATCGCCGAAGGCGGATCGAGCAAACCATGTTGACCCGCTACCACGTAGCGCTATCGGCTTACGGCGTGACCGGTTATGATCTCCAGTCGCTGAGCGATGACTATCGGTTGTCGGTGCTCTGGCTGATCACGCGCCCGGTGAAGCAAGCGATGGCTGGGATCGGCGGTGGGGTCTGGTGGAATAATCTTGAGCGGATTTTTCTCGCGGTCAACGATCTCGGCTGTCGAGAACTGCTCGACTGA
- the pcaH gene encoding protocatechuate 3,4-dioxygenase subunit beta translates to MTLVYPVQSLAAHPPRLSPAYKSTVKRSPSKPLIPMRHTLSELTGPVYGHETVRANDHDLTVQGKGEPIGERIIVHGHVLDEDGRGVPNTLVELWQANACGRYVHVVDQHPAPLDPNFTGAGRAQSDAQGYYRFVTIKPGAYPWGNHHNAWRPAHIHFSVFGHSFVSRLVTQMYFPGDPLFPFDPIFNSVTDEKARNRMISAFDLENTKPDWALCYRFNIVLRGRNATPMENR, encoded by the coding sequence ATGACATTGGTCTATCCAGTGCAAAGTCTCGCGGCGCATCCGCCGCGGCTGTCTCCCGCCTACAAGAGCACGGTCAAGCGCTCGCCCTCCAAGCCGCTGATTCCAATGCGGCATACGCTGTCGGAATTGACCGGACCGGTCTACGGCCACGAGACGGTGCGCGCGAACGATCACGACCTCACCGTTCAGGGCAAGGGCGAGCCGATCGGCGAGCGCATCATCGTGCACGGCCATGTGCTCGACGAAGACGGCCGCGGCGTGCCGAACACGCTGGTCGAGTTGTGGCAGGCCAATGCCTGCGGCCGTTACGTGCATGTCGTCGACCAGCATCCCGCGCCGCTCGATCCGAATTTCACCGGCGCCGGCCGCGCGCAATCTGACGCCCAAGGCTATTACCGCTTCGTCACGATCAAGCCCGGCGCCTATCCTTGGGGCAATCACCACAACGCCTGGCGGCCGGCCCACATCCACTTCTCGGTGTTCGGCCACTCGTTCGTCTCGCGTCTCGTCACGCAGATGTATTTCCCCGGCGATCCCCTGTTCCCGTTCGATCCGATCTTCAATTCGGTCACCGACGAGAAGGCGCGCAACCGGATGATTTCCGCATTCGATCTGGAGAATACCAAGCCGGATTGGGCGCTGTGCTACCGCTTCAACATTGTGCTGCGCGGGCGCAACGCTACGCCGATGGAGAACAGATAA
- the pcaG gene encoding protocatechuate 3,4-dioxygenase subunit alpha: MQQTKPDGVTPSQTVGPYFAYGLTSNGRYDWNDAFSNNLATPDASGERIRIEGQVFDGDGAVVPDCMLEIWQADAQGRFSDPQDKRALPNSTFKGFGRVGTDAKGGYAFDTIKPGSVPDPDGKPQAPHIVLAVFARGMLLHNYSRIYFEGEAANAADPVLALVPADRRSTLIATRQPGSGNAVYRFDIHLQGDKETVFFDV, from the coding sequence GTGCAACAGACCAAGCCCGACGGCGTTACCCCGTCGCAGACCGTCGGTCCGTATTTCGCCTACGGCCTGACCTCGAACGGCAGGTACGACTGGAACGACGCCTTCAGCAACAACCTCGCCACGCCTGATGCATCGGGCGAGCGCATTCGCATCGAAGGACAGGTGTTCGATGGCGACGGCGCGGTCGTGCCGGATTGCATGCTGGAGATCTGGCAGGCGGACGCGCAGGGCAGGTTCAGTGATCCGCAGGACAAGCGGGCGTTGCCGAATTCCACCTTCAAGGGATTCGGCCGCGTCGGCACCGATGCGAAGGGTGGTTACGCCTTCGACACCATCAAGCCGGGCTCCGTGCCCGATCCCGACGGCAAGCCGCAGGCGCCGCACATTGTGCTCGCCGTGTTCGCGCGCGGCATGCTCTTGCACAATTATTCGCGGATCTATTTCGAAGGCGAGGCCGCCAATGCCGCCGATCCCGTGCTGGCGCTGGTGCCGGCCGACCGCCGCTCGACGCTGATCGCGACCCGCCAGCCGGGCAGCGGCAATGCGGTCTACCGCTTCGACATCCATCTGCAGGGCGACAAAGAGACGGTATTTTTCGACGTGTAA
- the pcaF gene encoding 3-oxoadipyl-CoA thiolase: MRDVFICDAVRTPIGRFGGSLAKVRADDLAATPIKALMAKHPNLDWSQVDEVFFGCANQAGEDNRNVARMALLLAGMPESVPGQTLNRLCASGLDAVGAAGRAIRAGEIDFAIAGGVESMTRAPFVMGKAPEAFARSAEIYDTTIGWRFINPLMKAQYGVDAMPETGENVAEEFQVSRADQDAMAIRSQQRAGAAIASGYFAEEITPVSVPGGKAGPVIVDKDEHPRPETTLEGLTKLKSIVRNPGTVTAGNASGVNDGAAAMILASEAAVKKHGLTPRARILGLASAAVPPRIMGIGPVPATRKLMERLGIKISDFDLIELNEAFASQGIACLRQLGVKDDADFVNPHGGAIALGHPLGMSGARLALTAVHGMEKRGGKLALATMCVGVGQGVAVAIEKVN, encoded by the coding sequence ATGCGTGATGTGTTCATTTGCGATGCCGTCCGGACCCCGATCGGCCGCTTCGGCGGCTCGCTCGCCAAGGTGCGCGCCGACGATCTGGCCGCAACCCCGATCAAGGCGCTGATGGCGAAGCACCCCAATCTCGACTGGTCGCAGGTGGATGAGGTGTTTTTCGGCTGCGCCAACCAGGCCGGCGAGGACAACCGCAACGTGGCGCGGATGGCGCTGTTGCTGGCGGGCATGCCGGAATCGGTTCCCGGCCAGACGCTGAATCGCCTCTGCGCGTCGGGCCTCGATGCGGTCGGCGCCGCGGGCCGGGCGATCCGCGCCGGCGAGATCGATTTTGCGATTGCCGGCGGCGTCGAATCAATGACCCGCGCGCCGTTCGTGATGGGCAAGGCGCCGGAAGCGTTCGCGCGCTCGGCAGAGATTTACGACACCACGATCGGCTGGCGCTTCATCAATCCCTTGATGAAGGCGCAGTACGGCGTCGATGCGATGCCGGAAACCGGCGAGAACGTCGCCGAGGAATTCCAGGTGTCGCGCGCCGACCAGGATGCGATGGCGATCCGCTCGCAGCAGCGCGCAGGCGCCGCGATTGCATCAGGCTATTTCGCCGAGGAGATCACGCCGGTGTCGGTGCCGGGCGGCAAGGCGGGACCTGTCATCGTCGACAAGGATGAGCACCCGCGTCCCGAGACCACGCTGGAGGGACTGACGAAATTGAAGTCGATCGTGCGCAATCCCGGCACGGTGACGGCGGGCAATGCATCCGGCGTCAATGACGGCGCGGCCGCGATGATCCTGGCGTCGGAAGCCGCCGTGAAGAAGCACGGGCTGACGCCGCGGGCGCGCATCCTGGGGTTAGCCTCGGCCGCAGTGCCGCCGCGCATCATGGGCATCGGCCCGGTGCCGGCGACCAGGAAACTGATGGAGCGGCTCGGCATCAAGATCTCTGATTTCGATTTGATCGAGCTTAATGAAGCCTTCGCCTCACAGGGCATAGCCTGTTTGCGGCAACTGGGCGTCAAGGACGATGCCGACTTCGTCAACCCGCATGGCGGCGCGATCGCGCTCGGCCATCCGCTCGGGATGAGCGGCGCGCGGCTAGCGCTGACGGCGGTGCACGGCATGGAGAAGCGGGGCGGGAAGCTTGCCTTGGCAACCATGTGCGTCGGCGTCGGCCAAGGCGTTGCGGTCGCGATCGAAAAGGTCAATTAA